The DNA region ATACCAATGGAAATAATGGATTTCATGTTACTTCCTCCCATTAGAGTGTGTAATAGTCTGAAGAACTACCTTCTATAAAATGTTAGAATTTTTGGGAAGTTAATTGCTgcctttgtaattttattttgttttgtttttgtttttaattttaagtgaCTTTCTTACTCTTGCTTCCTGGACTAAACCAACATGGAATCATTTCGAAGTACATTGGAATGGCCAAAAGAGAGATAAACAAGCTtctcaaacaaaaagaaaagaaaaatgaataatacatCTGCTTTATTCAGTGTGATTAATGGTGTACACGTTGTCCTTGGGGACAGTGTCTGTTATGCTGTCTGGATACTAAAATGTTACAGATGTAGCTCTTTGCTGTCCCTCATTCTGCCCTTAGTGAGTAGAAATTCTGACTTGCCAAGTAAGGCTTTATGCCCAGTGTCTTCATGGGTGTGTTCTCATCAGCTGGCCTTATATGGACAACTCATTCATCATTTCCACTTGTCTTGGTTTTTCTCACCCAGGGTTAATTGAactcttacttttaaaataatatagtggTGAACTTCATCCTTTAGTACAGTTAACAGTGGCCTGGGATAACTGTTCAAGTTGATCTTTGCTTTAGCTGGATACAAGATAGTGGTCTGTGACTACAGGAAGCTGGTTCTACTGTCTACTTTCACAGTCTGCTTAAACAACTGTCTGGCTTCCTGAATATAGAAACCAAATTTACCACTTCTGATGAAGAGACCAGTTAAGATTCATTCCTCATTCTGTTTCGATACTGTGGGAGAAGAATCCTCAtggaataaaatgaaagtaattcCATGGCTTAGTATGTGTTGGCTTCCCCCTTGTGCAGAATTTAGCAATTTGTTGGAAGCATTGATCCTTTCTCCCAGATGGGTAATCTGACAGGCTTAGAACTCTTGTTCCCGTGCACTTAAACTTGAAGTTAGTACATCCTTAAGGGCTTTTTAGTAGCAGGCTTACGCAAGATGGTATTTAGGATTTTTAGAAtacttttaatttcagattttcaGCTAAATGAAACTAAAGTACATAATAGGTTAAGAGTCATGTCTATGACCTTCACTCCAAGATCAGCTAATAAAGAACAAAACTCATCCTGTGTTTAGTCAAGATTCATTTCAGTAGAAAATCCTACTAATTTTTCAAGACCAGAATAAGCCTTTAAAGGTAAGCCTCAAGATTCTCATTTTATGGTAACACTGGCTGCTTTTGGTCCCCATAGATGGAGTAGTTGAAATCTGTAGGAATGAACCTCTGAGGGCTGGAAATGTGACATATTTGGGAACAATTCTTAAACTGATTAACTAGCTGTAATATAGTTTTGTGAATTTATTGCACTGATGCTGTAAAACCTGGACCTTGTGGTGTATCTGTTCCTAAATAAGTGTTGTTTTCTCCCCTTCAGTATTGCTGTAAACAGTGGCACCCATGTAGCATAtgtttgacttttcttttttaatgtttcgTATACAAACTACCGTAATTTACCTGTTTCCTCATTGTAAATAAGcttgttttcttagatttttgtgtatatgtgtgttctACCAATTAACTACTTTTGCAGTTTTAATCCGGTATTATTTCTTCTACTTTGTTTTgtgtaaaaggggaaaaataaaaaagctggaATCCCTCGTGTCCTTTCTTTCTAGCTTAGCCAGTACAACATTTACATGATCGGATTTATGTACCCAATTAATGAACTACCCTGTGTGATCATTACATGGCTATAAGGTGCTCtttaagaacaaaatgaaataaaaggtttaaatttattcattcagtaaacatccAGGCACCACCCTAGATGGAAAAGGAGATACAATGAATAATTGATGGCCAAAGGTGATGTGTGAGAGGGCCTGGTTGGAAGAATAGGCAGGGAGCCATGCAGGAGAGAGTGCCTGCCAAGGCACCTGTGTGCCCTAGGTCCTAGCTCGGAATTCAGTACCGGAGCTGCTCAGTAAATAATCGGTGGGTGACTTTTGTCTgcacttagaattttttttttttttttttttttttttttgcggtatgcgggcctctcactgtcgtggcctctcccgttgcggagcacaggctccggacgcgcaggcccagcggccatggctcacgggcccagccgctccgcggcatatgggatcctcccagatcggggcacgaacccgtatgccctgcatcggcaggcggactctcaaccactgcgccaccagggaggccctgcacttagaatttttaaaaaaatagagcccCAGTTGGATATTTTATCATTAGGCCTTACTATCTATACATAGTGGATCCTGGGGAAAGATTCAATGTCAAATTAAATCTCTTGCTCCCCCTCTCCCCAAAGTGTGTGGATCCTTCCTTGGACCCTCCTGGGGGCTTGATGATGTCCAGAACAGGGAAGTCTCAACCCAGTCACCCAGTCACCATAGGTCTCCTGGTCACTGGATGCTCTGAAATGCTGGTCTTCCACATGCAGCTATGATTACTCCCCAGGCCAGCTTGGCTACTCCTGTGCCAGCTCTGGCCACAGCACAGGTCCCTTTTCAACTCTTGCCTTTGCACCACCTCTGGCAGAGGTCCTATCATTCCAGAATTCACAGGATGACAAGAGGCAATGTATACATGGCCCTCCCGCTCCATTTCCACCCTAATACCCTTTTCCCAGTTCCAACCCAACCATTCTGAGATTTCTGTCCATCTTTATATGCCCTCCTAGCTCTTAATATCTATAGGCCGGCCACACACCCTTCCTGATGTTTCAGGATCCCAAAACCCCACAAGTAATTTAGTAGCTTAGACAAGTTATAAGTGAccacttttttgttttgattttttaacctAGAGCAAAATTTGGAGACTGAGTTAAGATTGAATTTCGTTTGCTCCCTCATTTGTGAAGTGGAGATAATAGTACAGATCTCACGGGGACATTATGTAATTGCATGTGTTGTTTTGAGGATTCAGTTAATCTACAGGAGGCACTTAGTGGCAGTTAGGAATTAGTAGTTGTTAGCACCCTTCACGACACTGATCAAATGGCACTTCTCTGTGAAAGCTTTAGCAACTTTCCAGGCCACCTCTCTGTTCTCACAGCACTTCATATTGGCGTCCTATATGGCACATTGCCCAGTATTGTGCTGTTATTTAGAGATCTGTCCTGCTAGGATCTGTACCTCTTAAGGGCAAGAACTGATATTTTTGTCCTCTCACCTGGTACAACACCTGGcaggcacatggtaggcactcatTAGATATTTCCTGAATgaagggatgaatgaatgaatgaaatgtatAAAGAGAGAGTGGGTGGTACTAATTTTCTATTTATGGTAAGGCTCTTGAAGGAAAGTGGATTTATTCACTTCCCACTGTTGCTAAGGCCCTCAATTAAGGTGAGCACCACATTTTTTGTCAACAGAATGTGGTAAGTGTACAGGGAACCAGTTCTTAAAGGAAATGTTCATTAGAAAAGCAAATGTCCTTTTGTAAATGTAAGTAACAACCAGAGATTTCTATATCCCTGAGATGTTCAAACTGGGAGCTTAGCTCTCCTCAATGTTCACCTGGGATTTGAGAagcattgggggtgggggaggtgggctgTGATGCTAATCACAAATCGCTGACTGAGCATGCACGCTCCCGGGTTTTATGTGTCTCTTTTATCTGGATTATTTCATTTACCCTCATAGCAACTTAAGCTGATTGGtgtatcatccccattttgcaaatggGAAACTGATttgcccattcatttattcatcgaATACATATCAACcgcctactatgtaccagatgactTTTCTAGAAGCTGTGGGTACAGCGGTGAACAAAACCAACCAAATCCCTGCTTGCTTAATGGAGACAGATGATAAGTACACTTCCAATATTTCAGCTGGtaagtgctgtggagaaaaatTAAGCGGGGCAATGGGGTtggggggaatggggagaaggTTGTATGAGTGTGTGATTGAATAGAGACCTgaggaaagggagtggggagCAAGTCTCGGGGATAAACGGGGGGAGGAATACTCAAGTTAAAGGGaaaagcaaatgcaaaggccttgAGGCAGAGTATGCTTGGTGTATCTGAAGAAAAGCAAGCCAGGGGCGAAAGTTGGGGGGATGATTTTCCTAGGCAAGGAGGCAGGTGTGCAGGTCAGGGAGGACCTTGTAAGTTTTggtaaggaatttggattttactGAGGGTGCTAGGAACCCTTGGAGAGTGCAAGGTCTGACTTAAGTTTTAAAACGATCATTCTGGCGgccaagtgggaaacacaaggaaGGTTAAGAAGGGAGGGTAAGGGTGACAGCAGAGACGAGAGAAGTCTATGGCGGAAGTTTCAGATGTTGGGTATCTAGCCTGAGGTTACTCAGCCCCGGAGAGGGCGGAGCCAGAATGCACTCCCTTCCAGGCCGCCAGACCCCCGGGCTTCAAGCCGTACCTACTGAGCATTTATTTACTACGTGCCAGACATTTTGCGAGCCCTTTGTCACCATTATCTCATCTGACCCTTGCAATAACCTTTAAGAGGCTGAGCgtttattttgaaacatttgtGGCTTTCTTCCAAACTGTGTATCTCAGAACTCGAAAGCAAAGTCTGGAACTCCTGTAAATTTCTAATATTTAGGGAGAGTCAAAAAGGAAGCAccgattaaaaaatatatttttgactgTATGAAAAAGTAATCTACacgtttcaaaaaacaaaactaaattgtATTGGGAGAAAAGCAAGTCTACCATCCCAGTTCCTAACGCCCTTCCCAGAGGCATTTACCGATTTCTTGTGGGTCCTTCTAGAGATACTGTAAATACGCAAGtatcaaaattcattttaaatggtGAACAgttactgcaataaaaatttgcAAATATCTAGGCCCTTGTCAGTTTTTGACTTTTACGGATTAGATGCTAGAAGGGAGTCGAACCTATGCTAACGCCGCACCTCCACCAGCTAGCTCCCCAGGGCCTCGCCTGGTTGTTCGACTCCATCGACTCTCTACTGCCCACCCGTGAGGAGGCTCCGCCCCTCACCAGCCTCCTTCCACTAggcaattcattttttatttttttttgtttttggcggtCCTTTGAAAGTCTCGCGATAGCCCGACCGCTTCCCATAATTCCGTGCACTCGCCCCTCCCAACTTCTTTCCGCCATCTTTCCGTGCCGGTGAGTGTCTCTCTGTGAACGGCCTAGTATCATCCGTCGGCTATCGGTGCCATCCTATGGTCTAGGACTGGGCTTCGGTGCCCTGCGAGGATGCCGGAGACCTCCTGGGCCGGGGATACTATCCTTGCGGGGGTCTGGGCAGGCGGAGGGGGGAGTCCTGCCCGGTCGCCCCATGCTCTGCACTCTGGGGAGCCCGGCCTGTGGGGCGCAGGCCGCAGCCCCGCCGGGACCCGGAGCTTTCGACCGTCAGGGGGCAGTCCTGCCTCTTTCGGCGGCGCCAGGACCTCCCATTAGTGGTCGAGGCAGCTCCTTGGCTCCGAGAAGCATCGGGGAGCCGTAGCCTTGGTGAGCCGTGCAGCTTCCCATTACTTCGGCCGCGCCGGGAGCTTAGGAGACAGAGGGCCCTCAGGAGGGAAAACTGGATCCTGCCTGGGGTGGCGGTTTGCTGGGAACGAACTTGGGTCGTCTGGGCTCCAGGTTTTCCCCTCACTTTGTTGAGCTTGAGGAAGCAGGTTGGATCCCTGCTGTCGTCATTTGAGGCATGCCTCTATCCTTAGCTTTCAAAACTATTAAAGTTCGTGCCCACTGTGATAGAGTCCATTCTGGTGCATGTGAAATGTTTCTGCTTACCAGTGTGCCACGATTGCTGTTGGGCATAATTTTAGATGGCACAAGGACGGGCGTTTAATTTGAATAGTTACGGGTGTTAGGTGAGAGTTGAGTAGTATCTTTTGGGTGTTAGGACAAGGCTGACACCGAGTCAGTTGGTTTAAAGGACAGTGTTAATAAATAGTACACATGCTGCTGGATTCCAGAAGTTTGGAAAATACTGCTGGTGATCATCAGTTCCCGTTCTGAATAACTGACCTACCATGGCTGGTATTTTCATTTGATTAATGAAATAATCAAATGAATTATTTGATTCGACATAGTCGACATATTCCTCTGGGTATCCTGGGGAACTAGGCTGCTTAGAAATGGGGAAACTTCCTCATGATAGAGGCAGAAAGGAAAGGATGTGTTCGCAGTGGAATGATTGGGTGCCTTTTAATGGCAATGCCAATAAAACCCCTGTTTTGTCTTCCCTGAACAGCCATAATGGTGCGCATGAATGTCCTGGCTGATGCTCTCAAGAGTATCAACAATGCCGAAAAGAGAGGCAAACGCCAGGTTCTTATTAGGCCGTGCTCCAAAGTCATCGTCAGGTTTCTCACTGTGATGATGAAGCATGGTAAGTGTCTTGCTGTTTATTATGTTTTGAGGTAAACATGTTACAGAATGGGTCCTGTAGAAGTTAGCTGTTGGAGAGATGTGGGAAGATGGGGGAACAAGGTGGCAGTCATACATGGGAACTAATGCAATTGATTGGGGCTGTGGACAGGGTAGTTCTGGACAAATGATGCTGTTCAAGAAATACTGAGTAGGGTAGAACTGTTGAAAGGAGGAGAAAGTTTGGCAGCTAAAATGGCTTTTCTTTGTGTAACATTGCAGCTGCAACATGTCACTGAAAGGGCTCTGAACCTAAGAGCTCCTTGGGATGGAAAGGAGGATTGTTTTGTCTTGGGCACGAGGTAGCCTTTGGGAGTGGGAAGCCGTGAAAAGGCAAGGAGGAAATAATCCCCTTTTTAAAAGTTCAGGGTGGATTGTTTTGGGTGTTGCcccctaaattttaaaaattatttttaatacggTCACTTGTGTTCTTTAGGTTACATTGGCGAATTTGAAATCATCGATGATCACAGGGCTGGGAAAATTGTTGTGAACCTCACAGGCAGGCTAAATAAGGTAAGAATTGATTATCTTCCACGTTTAAGAACCTTCAGAATGGTCTAACAAGGTGTTCCATGTTATAATTGCCCTTGTAGAAACAGATAATTTGCTTGCTTAAGGTTAAAAAGATGAGGGATTGATTAAAAtcgttaatttttatatatgaccTTTTACTGCGTTTGTTCTCCAGGTAGAATTGTGAGTTAACC from Mesoplodon densirostris isolate mMesDen1 chromosome 16, mMesDen1 primary haplotype, whole genome shotgun sequence includes:
- the RPS15A gene encoding small ribosomal subunit protein uS8, whose protein sequence is MVRMNVLADALKSINNAEKRGKRQVLIRPCSKVIVRFLTVMMKHGYIGEFEIIDDHRAGKIVVNLTGRLNKCGVISPRFDVQLKDLEKWQNNLLPSRQFGFIVLTTSAGIMDHEEARRKHTGGKILGFFF